Within the Candidatus Hydrogenedentota bacterium genome, the region GAAATCCCCCATGCAGTGGTGATCTCATGAACGGCGTTCCGCCAAGGAAGCCTCTCGCTTAAAGAAAGGTGTAGCCAGTGAGTGTACGTGCCATAGTCCTGACGGGATTCGGCATAAACTGCGACAACGAAACCCAGACCGCCCTGAAACGTGCCGGCGCGGATGCCGACCGCATACACCTCAACGACATTATCGCCGATGTATCGCGCCTGGAAGCTTACCACATCTTCGCCGTTCCAGGAGGATTCTCCTTTGGCGATGACATCGCTTCCGGCAAGATTCTGGCCAACCGGCTCCGCTACAAACTCGGCGGCGCTCTCAAGAAATGGATTGACGACGGCAAACTCATGATCGCCATTTGCAACGGCTTTCAGGTGCTCGTCAAAATGGGCCTCCTGCCCCTTTTTGACGGCAGATTTGCCCAGGAAACCACCCTCACCCACAACAACTCAGGCCGCTTCGAGAACCGGTGGG harbors:
- a CDS encoding phosphoribosylformylglycinamidine synthase subunit PurQ, with translation MSVRAIVLTGFGINCDNETQTALKRAGADADRIHLNDIIADVSRLEAYHIFAVPGGFSFGDDIASGKILANRLRYKLGGALKKWIDDGKLMIAICNGFQVLVKMGLLPLFDGRFAQETTLTHNNSGRFENRWVHLKTDPATKCVWLKDIDGLPLPVRHGEGKFVPKDDDVLLRLEANGQVALRYVKPDGAPAGGAFPWNPNGSIGDIAGICDPSGRILGMMPHPEAFVERTNHPTWTRSDLPKEGAGLRLFRNAVEYAKANLA